A stretch of the Acidilobus sp. 7A genome encodes the following:
- a CDS encoding DEAD/DEAH box helicase family protein: MVGRAGALRLAYRKGLLLSDAYAPGLRYEERLRAYVGLPYRYADVLAYFRESGISVEDEVISPLPLQLGRGEELKLRDYQRRALEAWRRAGRRGVVVIPTGAGKTIIALEAIREVAGATIVLVPTIDLLWQWSRAIAKHLGVTPGVLGGGEDEVRGITVSTYDSAYSRAEELGNRFVLAVFDEVHHLPSPGYMEVAQVLAAPYRLGLTATPEREDGRHSLLPDLVGPIVIRVSPAELRGKYLADYDVKRVYVSLTDDERARYEELRRRLRGDLGRLGLRLRSLDDFHRLLSLAARDPVAKDAVEAWYESVRLAVNSRAKLEALRELLREYSDRKVLVFTRDTEMAYAISREFLVPAVTYKTPKEERAKVLEMFRRGDYRVIVASSVFDEGVDVPDAGVAVIVGGYGTPRQFVQRLGRVLRPAEGKRALLIELVTRGTVDGRISRRRREGAEV; this comes from the coding sequence ATGGTTGGTCGTGCAGGAGCGTTGCGGCTGGCCTACAGGAAGGGGCTGCTGCTGAGTGACGCCTATGCCCCCGGGCTGAGGTATGAGGAGAGGCTCAGGGCCTACGTTGGCCTCCCCTACAGGTACGCTGACGTGCTGGCCTACTTCAGGGAGTCGGGCATCAGCGTAGAGGACGAGGTCATCAGCCCCCTGCCGCTCCAGCTCGGCAGGGGCGAGGAGCTGAAGCTCAGGGACTACCAGAGGAGGGCGCTGGAGGCCTGGAGGAGGGCCGGTAGAAGGGGGGTCGTGGTGATTCCGACGGGGGCCGGCAAGACAATCATAGCCCTTGAGGCCATAAGGGAGGTCGCGGGGGCCACAATAGTCCTTGTGCCAACCATAGACCTCCTGTGGCAGTGGAGCAGGGCCATAGCAAAGCACCTTGGCGTCACCCCAGGCGTCCTGGGCGGCGGGGAGGACGAGGTCAGGGGCATAACCGTCTCAACCTACGACAGCGCCTACAGCAGGGCTGAGGAGCTTGGCAACAGGTTCGTCCTTGCCGTGTTTGACGAGGTTCACCACCTGCCCTCCCCGGGCTACATGGAGGTCGCACAGGTCCTTGCAGCGCCCTACAGGCTTGGCCTCACGGCGACCCCTGAGAGGGAGGACGGCAGACACTCCCTGCTCCCCGACCTCGTGGGGCCCATAGTCATAAGGGTGTCCCCGGCCGAGCTGAGGGGCAAGTACCTGGCGGACTACGACGTCAAGAGGGTCTACGTGAGCTTAACGGATGACGAGAGAGCAAGGTATGAGGAGCTGAGGCGGAGGCTCAGGGGAGACCTTGGGAGGCTCGGCCTGAGGCTGAGGTCACTTGACGACTTCCACAGGCTCCTCTCGCTCGCTGCCAGGGACCCGGTGGCTAAGGACGCCGTAGAGGCCTGGTACGAGTCCGTGAGGCTTGCGGTAAACTCAAGGGCCAAGCTTGAGGCCCTCAGGGAGCTGCTGAGGGAGTACTCTGACAGGAAGGTGCTAGTATTCACGAGGGACACGGAGATGGCGTATGCCATATCAAGGGAGTTCCTCGTGCCTGCCGTGACCTATAAGACGCCCAAGGAGGAGAGGGCCAAGGTGCTTGAGATGTTCAGGAGGGGCGACTACAGGGTGATAGTAGCCTCGAGCGTCTTCGACGAGGGCGTTGATGTGCCTGACGCTGGCGTCGCAGTAATAGTGGGCGGCTACGGCACGCCGAGGCAGTTCGTCCAGAGGCTAGGCAGGGTGCTGAGGCCCGCGGAGGGCAAGAGGGCCCTGCTCATAGAGCTCGTGACCAGGGGCACTGTGGACGGCAGGATAAGCAGGAGGAGAAGGGAGGGTGCTGAGGTCTGA
- a CDS encoding isopentenyl phosphate kinase has protein sequence MACRVAVVKLGGSAITDKSTPETVRWDVLESASSQLARFASGGGRLAVVHGGGSFGHYIVSDLLSRRGRLGPAEVSAVQREMLLLAMAVLDGLTSKGVPASLHAAHSMCTDERVCDLTPMVRDLEGGLVPLTYGDAVLTGRGGVVVSGDTIAALMASKVKADCLIYVSDVEGVIGVDGKTMRRVSPRDLIASLEGGGVDVTGGMRRKIAEAASAGVPNTRVVRWDRLLDALSGADVGTLVVP, from the coding sequence ATGGCCTGCAGGGTTGCCGTCGTCAAGCTGGGAGGCTCGGCCATAACGGACAAGTCGACGCCTGAGACCGTTAGGTGGGACGTCCTTGAGAGCGCCTCCTCGCAGCTGGCCCGCTTCGCATCAGGCGGCGGGAGGCTGGCCGTGGTCCATGGAGGCGGCAGCTTCGGCCACTACATAGTGAGCGACCTGCTGTCAAGGCGCGGTAGGCTCGGCCCCGCCGAGGTCTCGGCCGTGCAGAGGGAGATGTTGCTCCTCGCCATGGCGGTCCTTGACGGCCTGACGTCGAAGGGGGTCCCGGCCAGCCTTCACGCCGCCCACAGCATGTGCACTGACGAGAGGGTCTGCGACCTGACACCCATGGTAAGGGACCTGGAGGGGGGCCTCGTGCCCCTCACCTACGGCGACGCCGTGCTCACTGGCAGGGGAGGCGTGGTCGTGAGCGGCGACACTATAGCGGCCCTCATGGCTTCCAAGGTTAAGGCGGACTGCCTGATATACGTCTCCGACGTCGAGGGCGTCATAGGCGTTGACGGGAAGACTATGAGGAGGGTTAGCCCCAGGGACCTCATAGCGAGCCTGGAGGGAGGCGGGGTCGACGTGACGGGCGGCATGAGGAGGAAGATAGCAGAGGCGGCCTCAGCCGGGGTGCCTAACACGAGGGTAGTGAGGTGGGACAGGCTCCTCGACGCCCTCAGCGGGGCCGACGTGGGGACGCTTGTGGTGCCCTAG
- a CDS encoding saccharopine dehydrogenase C-terminal domain-containing protein, whose protein sequence is MAKVAVIGAGGVGSVAATVIKNEGHDVILVDRAREQLARTSERLKIRYATADATSPEDVKKAVGDVDLLVTALPGSIAYKALQGLVGLGVNIVDVSFFPEDPEELGKAASKAGTMVVVDAGVAPGLSNMLVGIADRKLGGVSQARIYVGGISERPDPPLGLVPSWSISDLIDEYRRPARAVVDGKLVSFDPLSGPTGTIYVPGVGELEYFPTDGLRTLLRSYSGASFLAEYTLRWPGHVNFVRGLKKLGLFEHRPIHVGEYEVMADEVLASLIWSMRVSLKDIVVLVVEVRGKAGEGIRFTQVTRAEEGVTAMSKVTGSVLGFSALAVLEGKVKGTGVIYPEAIGQMEEASGDIMTRLAVNGMPVEEEPIAGELEVH, encoded by the coding sequence TTGGCAAAGGTCGCAGTGATAGGCGCTGGCGGAGTGGGCTCAGTGGCTGCAACTGTAATTAAGAACGAGGGACACGACGTCATACTAGTTGACAGGGCAAGGGAGCAGCTGGCGCGGACCTCGGAGAGGCTTAAGATACGCTACGCGACGGCGGACGCCACGTCGCCTGAGGACGTAAAGAAGGCCGTGGGGGACGTCGACCTCCTTGTGACGGCCCTGCCTGGGAGCATAGCGTATAAGGCGCTCCAGGGCCTCGTGGGCCTCGGCGTTAACATAGTTGACGTCTCCTTCTTCCCCGAGGACCCGGAGGAGCTCGGCAAGGCGGCCTCCAAGGCGGGTACCATGGTAGTCGTCGACGCGGGCGTAGCCCCCGGGCTCTCAAACATGCTTGTCGGCATAGCTGACAGGAAGCTGGGCGGCGTGAGTCAGGCGAGGATATACGTGGGAGGCATAAGTGAGAGGCCCGACCCGCCCCTTGGCCTCGTGCCGAGCTGGAGCATATCAGACTTAATAGATGAGTACAGGAGGCCCGCCAGGGCCGTAGTTGACGGCAAGCTGGTCTCCTTCGACCCGCTCTCAGGGCCCACCGGCACCATCTACGTCCCCGGCGTCGGCGAGCTCGAGTACTTCCCCACCGACGGCCTCAGGACCCTCCTAAGGAGCTACTCTGGCGCCTCCTTCCTGGCTGAGTACACCCTCAGGTGGCCAGGGCACGTGAACTTCGTCAGGGGCCTGAAGAAGCTGGGCCTTTTCGAGCACAGGCCCATTCACGTCGGCGAGTACGAGGTCATGGCTGACGAGGTCCTGGCCTCCCTTATATGGTCAATGAGGGTCAGCCTAAAGGACATAGTGGTGCTGGTCGTCGAGGTCCGCGGCAAGGCCGGCGAGGGCATTAGGTTCACGCAGGTCACGAGGGCGGAGGAGGGCGTGACAGCGATGTCAAAGGTAACCGGCAGCGTCCTGGGCTTCAGCGCCCTGGCGGTGCTGGAGGGCAAGGTTAAGGGCACGGGCGTCATATACCCTGAGGCCATAGGACAGATGGAGGAGGCCTCGGGCGACATAATGACGAGGCTGGCCGTCAACGGGATGCCGGTAGAGGAGGAGCCCATAGCTGGCGAGCTGGAGGTCCACTAA
- the amrB gene encoding AmmeMemoRadiSam system protein B, whose amino-acid sequence MQVRRPAHAGSFYPAERDELVKSIESSFLHSIGPGSLPSAPQSRSRASVGYLVPHAGYMYSGPVAAHSYYSLAGEGAPKVIVVAGPNHTGLGEAASLWRGDAWETPLGTVEVDSEVEKLIISNTRYFTFDNEAHAYEHSVEVQVPFLQYIFGSNFKLVPIVIKLQNPEVSKDLADALVKIVRENGVDLVFIASSDMNHYEPHDITIAKDNEALRYVESLDPEGLFRVLETDNITMCGPGPAMTLLYMGKAMGAQRAVILKHATSGDVTGEKDWVVGYASARVPLP is encoded by the coding sequence TTGCAGGTAAGAAGGCCAGCCCACGCCGGCAGCTTTTACCCGGCTGAAAGGGACGAGCTTGTCAAGTCTATAGAGTCCAGCTTCCTCCACAGCATTGGCCCTGGGAGTCTGCCAAGCGCCCCGCAGTCGAGGAGCAGGGCGAGCGTCGGCTACCTAGTGCCCCACGCTGGCTACATGTACAGCGGCCCTGTGGCTGCCCACAGCTACTACTCGCTCGCAGGCGAGGGGGCCCCAAAGGTTATCGTGGTGGCAGGCCCCAACCACACGGGCCTCGGCGAGGCCGCCTCCCTCTGGCGGGGCGACGCCTGGGAGACGCCCCTCGGCACTGTTGAGGTTGACAGCGAGGTCGAGAAGCTGATAATATCTAACACCAGGTACTTCACCTTCGACAATGAGGCCCACGCCTACGAGCACTCCGTTGAGGTCCAGGTGCCGTTCCTGCAGTACATCTTCGGGTCAAACTTTAAGCTGGTGCCCATAGTTATAAAGCTCCAGAACCCGGAGGTCTCGAAGGACCTCGCTGACGCCCTGGTCAAGATAGTCAGGGAGAACGGGGTGGACCTGGTGTTCATAGCCAGCAGTGACATGAACCACTATGAGCCCCACGACATTACCATAGCAAAGGACAACGAGGCCCTCAGGTACGTTGAGTCCCTCGACCCGGAGGGCCTCTTCAGGGTACTTGAGACTGATAACATAACCATGTGCGGGCCCGGGCCAGCCATGACGCTCCTCTACATGGGCAAAGCCATGGGCGCCCAGAGGGCAGTGATACTGAAGCACGCCACGTCGGGCGACGTCACAGGGGAGAAGGACTGGGTCGTGGGTTACGCGTCGGCAAGGGTCCCCCTGCCCTAG
- a CDS encoding DUF790 family protein has product MLRSDLVRVVVRGNRGRLIFARDEDLPVFSEVIKRLRPGLRLGEVLEELKPLRKIYDHKLVDGALEVALRHVELEEASPVSPGLIRQRLFAGGPALNDEERRARLKTVSAELGVDAERFMYSDLDIERVIVKAPGVDPRSLLAEYNREELEGLLLRSYSVTLEVSDNWKELLRSVKSLGLMYLARSRPLQVDVYGPVSLVKMTERYGRLVARLVPVLLRSSAWALRAQVAVGRGRRLIVVEVRDGDAEMPREQRREAQAFDSSVEEDLYRKLALLAKDNGWEVLREPEPLVTADGEIMIPDFGVRVGGSRAYIEVVGFWTREYVNNKLRKLSGLKERVLLVVNETLGVDAFRLTGHDVVTYRERVNVAPIYEWLKRTLGRPSAGLPGELRLSGDYVSFEDVAKAYGVSADDVRGFSGAAPGYVKLRSYFVREGLLRALSSERLEGARLSQLASKYGPWVQEALQAMGYSLRWVGLSDAVVRKP; this is encoded by the coding sequence GTGCTGAGGTCTGACCTTGTCAGGGTTGTAGTTAGGGGCAACAGGGGGAGGCTGATATTTGCAAGGGACGAGGACCTGCCCGTGTTCTCAGAGGTGATAAAGAGGCTCAGGCCAGGCCTGAGGCTCGGCGAGGTCCTGGAGGAGCTGAAGCCCCTGAGGAAAATCTACGATCACAAGCTCGTGGACGGCGCCCTTGAGGTGGCGCTGAGGCACGTGGAGCTCGAGGAGGCCTCCCCGGTCAGCCCTGGGCTCATAAGGCAGAGGCTCTTCGCCGGCGGCCCAGCCCTTAACGACGAGGAGAGGAGGGCGAGGCTTAAGACCGTCTCGGCAGAGCTCGGGGTCGACGCCGAGAGGTTCATGTACTCAGACCTTGACATAGAGAGGGTTATAGTTAAGGCCCCTGGCGTGGACCCTAGGTCGCTGCTGGCGGAGTACAACAGGGAGGAGCTTGAGGGCCTCCTGCTCAGGTCCTACAGCGTCACACTTGAGGTCAGCGACAACTGGAAGGAGCTGCTTAGGTCCGTCAAGTCGCTCGGCCTCATGTACTTAGCCAGGTCCAGGCCCCTTCAGGTTGACGTCTACGGCCCAGTGTCGCTGGTCAAGATGACAGAGAGGTACGGAAGGCTGGTCGCGAGGCTCGTGCCGGTGCTGCTCAGGAGCAGCGCCTGGGCCCTGAGGGCGCAGGTGGCCGTCGGCAGGGGCAGGAGGCTCATCGTGGTTGAGGTGAGGGACGGCGACGCTGAGATGCCCAGGGAGCAGCGCAGGGAGGCCCAGGCCTTTGACAGCTCCGTAGAGGAGGACCTCTACAGGAAGCTGGCGCTGCTGGCCAAGGACAACGGCTGGGAGGTGCTGAGGGAGCCGGAGCCCCTGGTCACGGCGGACGGGGAGATCATGATACCTGACTTCGGGGTCAGAGTCGGAGGTTCGAGGGCCTACATAGAGGTCGTGGGCTTCTGGACGAGGGAGTACGTGAACAACAAGCTTAGGAAGCTCTCAGGCCTTAAGGAGCGCGTCCTCCTGGTCGTTAACGAGACGCTGGGCGTCGACGCCTTCAGGCTGACAGGCCATGACGTGGTCACCTACAGGGAGAGGGTCAACGTGGCGCCCATCTATGAGTGGCTTAAGAGGACCCTTGGGAGGCCTTCAGCTGGCCTCCCGGGGGAGCTGAGGCTCAGCGGCGACTACGTGAGCTTCGAGGACGTTGCCAAGGCCTACGGCGTCAGCGCGGACGACGTGAGAGGCTTCAGCGGTGCAGCCCCCGGCTACGTTAAGCTAAGGAGCTACTTCGTCAGGGAGGGCCTGCTCAGGGCGCTCTCATCAGAGAGGCTTGAGGGGGCCAGGCTGTCCCAGCTGGCCTCAAAGTACGGCCCGTGGGTCCAGGAGGCCCTTCAGGCCATGGGCTACTCGCTCAGGTGGGTTGGGCTTAGTGACGCAGTTGTCAGGAAGCCCTAG